The bacterium genome contains the following window.
GCGGTTCGAAAGAATTTACACGAACGTTCGACGGGGCTGAAGACCACGGCATGGAATTCGAACCCATGAAGTTTATGTCATGCGGCAACAACTGCCTGTTCTGTTTTATCGACCAGAATCCCCGCGGAATGAGAAAGGCTGTGTATTTCAAGGATGAAGATTACCGTCTTTCATTTCTCCATGGCGCGTATGTGACTTTAACAAGCCTGAAAGAACATCATCTCGGAAGGATCGTTGAACAGCATCTCAGCCCGCTCTACGTTTCGGTTCATGCTACCGACCCTATAGTGAGAAAAAAACTTCTGGGGCTTTCTGGTGATGACGGTCTCATGGAAAAGATCGACCATCTTGTCGGCGAAGGGATTGTGCTCCACTGCCAGATTGTCATCTGTCCGGGCATCAATGACGGTGATGTGCTTGAGCGGAGTATCCGTGATCTTCGTGAACGGTACCCTGAAATACGGTCTGTGGCGATTGTCCCCGTCGGACTGACAAAATACCGTGATGATCTCTTCCCGCTTAAGGGAATAGATAGTGTCGATGCCACTCAAACTATCGTGCTCGTTGACGGGTTTCATGAAAAATACTTAGGGGAAGACGGATACGGTTTTGTATATTGTTCCGATGAATGGTATATCCGCGCGGGCCATGAGATACCGGGAACCATCTATTATGACGATTTTCCCCAGATAGAAAACGGCGTGGGTATGATTCGTGATTTTATGGAGTCTGTTTCGGGACTGGAACACCGTCTGGGAATGACAGAGCCGCGTCCGGGGAATTATGTGCTGGTGACTGGCGTTTCCATGTCACCATATATCGAGGATTTGTCGCTTTGTCTCAATAAGGTTCCGGGTATTCAGGCGAGGACGGTGACGGTGAGGAACGGGTTTTACGGCGATTCGGTGACGGTATCGGGTCTTTTGACAGGCAGGGATATTATAAATGCGCTCCGGGATACCGGTCATGAAGAGACTGTTGTGCTGCCTCCGAACTGTCTCAACGCCGATGGTGTTTTTCTCGATGATACGACGCCGGAGAATATTGCGGATACATATGGCATCGAGGTGATTCAGGGTACGTATAATCCTCTGGATGTTTTTTTCCAGGAGGATACACGCCTGACAATCGACACCTGACTTCAAATATGAATCATTGAAATCCTTGTTTCTCTGCCTTTTCAATACAACCATAAACTATAAACCATAAACCAAGAATGTAGTTAAAAAATGGCTATTCCGGTTATTGCTATCATAGGCCGTCCCAATGTCGGGAAGTCCACACTGTTCAATCGTATCCTTCGGCGTCAGGTTGCTATCGTCGACGACACTCCCGGTGTCACCCGCGACCGCAATTCCTATGAATTCGAATGGAACGGAAAGAAGTTCATGCTTGTCGACACCGGCGGTTTTATCATATCAAGCAAGGATACCATGGAACAGGCGGTATCGGAGCAGAGCCTTCTTGCAATCGAGGAGTCCGATGTCGTTCTCTTTCTCGTTGATGTGAACGGAGGAATTACCGACTTTGACCGCGCGATCTGCGAAGTGCTTTTCAGGAGCGGCAAACCGGTTATTCTCGGAGTGAATAAAGTCGACTCCAACCGTCAGGCATACGATATTTACGAGTTCTACAGTCTCGGAATCGGCGATCCGTATCCCGTATCCGGTAAAACAGGCAGGGGAACCGGTGATCTGCTCGATGCGGTTATTGAAAAACTTCCCGTGAATGATAAAGACTGGAATGATCTTGTTTCTCCGCTGAGGATAGCCATAATAGGACGGCCCAATGTGGGGAAATCGTCCATTGTCAACTGCCTTACCGGGAAAAAAAGCGTTCTGGTGACCGATATTCCGGGGACAACCCGTGATTCAACCGATACCCATATCAAATACAGGGGCCGTGATATTATTCTCGTCGATACGGCCGGATTGAAAAGAGTTACGAAACTGAAGGAGTCTCTCGAGTACTACAGTTCCCTCAGGACGCTCAGGAGTCTTTCTCGGTGCGATATTGCGGCTGTTGTTCTTGACATCAGCGAGGGACTTTTATCGTATGACAAGAATCTTATCGATGATGTCGATAAATCCGGTAAAGGCATGATCATGGTAGCCAACAAGTGGGACCTCGTCGAAAAAGACCATATGACCATGAAAAAAATCGAGGCAGAGATTCGGAACTCCCTGCCGGACAAGGATGCGTTTAAAATGATCTTTACCTCGGCCCTCACCACGCAGCGGGTCTTTAACATCATCGATAACGCGATACAGATTCAGGATGCCCGTACATTGAGGATTTCCACAGCCGAGATCAACCGTTTTACCGAGACATTCAGATTTCCTCCGAGCGCCGGTGATGTATCGATCCTGTATGGTACACAGTACGGTATCGAACCGCCCTCCTTTGTGTTTTTTGTCAGTGATGTCAGAAAAATGAAAGAACATGTCACCAGATATGTCGAGCGTTCCCTCCGTAAAGAGTATGGTTTCGAAGGGACACCGATCAAGGTGACATTCAAGCAGCGCGGTAAACAATAAAACCTTAGATCATAATGACAGGCACAAGGCACAAGGCATAAGGCACAAGTGAAAAAACTATAAACCTGAGACCAGAGACCAGAAACTATCGACCATAAACCAAACAATATTTGCTTTTAAACCTGACCTTCAGTATCATACAATATCATGTTGACAATTCTGTTAATCGTGCTTTCGTACTGTATCGGTTCGATCCCTACGAGTATCATATTCGGCAAGGTTTTCCGGGGGATCGATGTCCGTGAGCATGGCAGCCGTAATCCCGGCGCCACCAACACGTTCCGTGTCCTCGGGAAACGTATCGGGATAACTGTCGGGCTCATCGATATATTCAAAGGTTTCTTTTGCGTCGTGTTTCTGACAGGATTCGTGCCTTCCGA
Protein-coding sequences here:
- a CDS encoding DUF512 domain-containing protein, yielding MKITAVVKGSPAEIAGIRPGDEVTAVNGGSARDEIDLMYYGSGETTTFTVRRGSKEFTRTFDGAEDHGMEFEPMKFMSCGNNCLFCFIDQNPRGMRKAVYFKDEDYRLSFLHGAYVTLTSLKEHHLGRIVEQHLSPLYVSVHATDPIVRKKLLGLSGDDGLMEKIDHLVGEGIVLHCQIVICPGINDGDVLERSIRDLRERYPEIRSVAIVPVGLTKYRDDLFPLKGIDSVDATQTIVLVDGFHEKYLGEDGYGFVYCSDEWYIRAGHEIPGTIYYDDFPQIENGVGMIRDFMESVSGLEHRLGMTEPRPGNYVLVTGVSMSPYIEDLSLCLNKVPGIQARTVTVRNGFYGDSVTVSGLLTGRDIINALRDTGHEETVVLPPNCLNADGVFLDDTTPENIADTYGIEVIQGTYNPLDVFFQEDTRLTIDT
- the der gene encoding ribosome biogenesis GTPase Der — translated: MAIPVIAIIGRPNVGKSTLFNRILRRQVAIVDDTPGVTRDRNSYEFEWNGKKFMLVDTGGFIISSKDTMEQAVSEQSLLAIEESDVVLFLVDVNGGITDFDRAICEVLFRSGKPVILGVNKVDSNRQAYDIYEFYSLGIGDPYPVSGKTGRGTGDLLDAVIEKLPVNDKDWNDLVSPLRIAIIGRPNVGKSSIVNCLTGKKSVLVTDIPGTTRDSTDTHIKYRGRDIILVDTAGLKRVTKLKESLEYYSSLRTLRSLSRCDIAAVVLDISEGLLSYDKNLIDDVDKSGKGMIMVANKWDLVEKDHMTMKKIEAEIRNSLPDKDAFKMIFTSALTTQRVFNIIDNAIQIQDARTLRISTAEINRFTETFRFPPSAGDVSILYGTQYGIEPPSFVFFVSDVRKMKEHVTRYVERSLRKEYGFEGTPIKVTFKQRGKQ